The following proteins are co-located in the Blattabacterium sp. (Blatta orientalis) str. Tarazona genome:
- the dnaG gene encoding DNA primase, producing the protein MISKETIKRIFSVSCIEEVIGDFISLKKSGLNYRGLSPFSNEKTPSLIVSPIKKIWKDFSSGKGGNIITFLMEHENYTYVESLHYLAKKYDIKIQEENKNTFIRKIDHENLYLIQDYAKFFFMKQLSYTKEGQEKGLIYLMKQRGLNMKIIHQFELGFAPSSWTKFTETALKKGFQIQDLKKSGLTGFKRSNHFDCFRKRVMFPIHDLSGRVIGFGGRKIDNSLRSIKYLNSSENDIFRKSKILYGLFQAQKNILKEDLCYLVEGYTDVLSLHQSGIKNVVSSSGTSLTIDQIFLIKRFTKSIVLFYDGDRSGIQASLRVINMILEQEMDLRILFFYNGEDPDYLAKKYSSSQLREFLGKKVIILFLSKKKYMKKFHQDDPMKKSFLVLNILKSISKIPNLLQRELCIQETSKLFQLRQEVLIYELERINKKKKLYKKIENNQILLNSERNNTLLLLEEKLIQLILNYGNKIFKKEGTHTTTVFEEIFHTFQDYNFRFSLDSHQKIFDEICLQKKNIGKNPSLVVENEKKKKSYSLSQWNRKGIKVSSQEENIDRYLMDILLRYKTQYILKLIQQEIRNFQKEIRRDKNQMILKKIMYLTNLKNEFNKKLHRYV; encoded by the coding sequence CTTGTATAGAAGAAGTCATTGGAGATTTTATTTCCTTAAAAAAAAGCGGATTAAATTATAGAGGACTTAGTCCCTTTTCCAATGAAAAAACTCCGTCTCTAATAGTTTCTCCTATAAAAAAAATATGGAAGGATTTTAGTTCTGGAAAAGGGGGAAATATTATCACTTTTCTTATGGAACACGAAAATTATACTTATGTAGAATCATTACATTATTTAGCTAAAAAGTATGATATTAAAATTCAGGAAGAAAATAAGAATACATTTATTAGGAAAATAGATCATGAAAATTTATACTTAATACAAGATTATGCAAAATTTTTTTTCATGAAACAATTGTCTTACACAAAAGAAGGCCAAGAAAAAGGATTGATTTATTTGATGAAACAAAGAGGTCTTAATATGAAAATAATTCATCAATTTGAATTAGGTTTTGCACCTTCCTCTTGGACAAAATTTACGGAAACCGCTTTAAAAAAAGGGTTTCAAATACAGGATCTAAAAAAATCTGGTCTTACTGGATTCAAAAGATCTAATCATTTTGACTGTTTTCGTAAAAGAGTGATGTTCCCCATACATGATCTATCAGGAAGGGTGATAGGATTTGGAGGTAGGAAAATTGATAATTCTTTACGTTCTATCAAATATTTAAATTCATCCGAAAACGATATTTTTCGAAAGAGTAAAATTTTGTATGGTTTATTTCAAGCTCAAAAAAATATTTTAAAAGAGGACCTTTGTTATTTAGTAGAAGGATATACAGATGTACTTTCTCTACATCAATCTGGAATAAAAAATGTAGTTTCATCCTCTGGAACTTCACTAACCATAGATCAAATCTTTTTAATCAAGAGATTCACGAAATCTATCGTTCTTTTTTATGATGGAGATCGTTCTGGAATTCAAGCTTCTTTAAGAGTGATTAATATGATCTTGGAACAAGAAATGGATCTACGGATATTATTTTTTTATAATGGGGAAGATCCAGATTATTTGGCTAAAAAATATTCCTCTTCTCAATTAAGAGAGTTTTTAGGAAAAAAAGTTATCATTTTATTTCTTTCAAAAAAAAAATATATGAAAAAATTCCACCAAGATGATCCCATGAAAAAATCCTTTTTAGTTTTGAATATTTTGAAGAGTATTTCAAAAATTCCCAATCTTCTTCAAAGAGAATTATGCATACAAGAAACTTCTAAGTTATTCCAACTTCGTCAAGAAGTTCTAATTTATGAATTGGAACGAATAAACAAGAAAAAAAAACTATATAAAAAGATTGAGAATAATCAAATTCTCCTTAATTCAGAAAGAAATAATACTCTTCTTCTCCTTGAAGAAAAATTGATTCAACTGATTTTGAATTATGGGAATAAAATATTTAAAAAAGAAGGGACCCATACTACTACGGTTTTCGAAGAAATATTCCATACTTTTCAAGACTATAATTTTCGTTTTTCTTTGGATTCTCATCAAAAAATATTTGATGAAATCTGTTTGCAAAAAAAAAATATAGGAAAGAACCCTTCTTTAGTTGTAGAAAATGAAAAAAAGAAAAAATCTTATTCATTATCCCAATGGAATAGAAAAGGAATTAAAGTGTCCTCCCAAGAAGAAAACATAGATAGATATCTCATGGACATTTTATTGAGATATAAAACCCAATATATTTTGAAATTAATTCAACAAGAAATTCGTAATTTTCAGAAAGAAATACGAAGAGATAAGAATCAAATGATTCTAAAAAAAATCATGTATTTAACAAATTTAAAAAACGAATTTAATAAGAAGTTACATAGATATGTATAA
- a CDS encoding peroxiredoxin, with the protein MNTLIAKKAPNFAASAVLNGKDIVKNFTLEKFQGSKYVLLFFYPKDFTFVCPTEIYAFQEKMKDFESRNVQVIAISTDTEQSHWAWLQIPKEKGGIYGVTYPLVSDINKTISHNYGVLSGDWIFDKEELKSTGELIAYRGLFLIDKQGIIRHILINDFPLGRNVNEAIRMIDALQYYEKSGEVCPANWIKGKRAIKASHRGLLDFYSSENE; encoded by the coding sequence ATGAATACATTAATTGCAAAGAAAGCGCCTAATTTTGCAGCGAGCGCGGTATTGAATGGAAAAGATATTGTAAAAAATTTTACTTTAGAAAAGTTTCAGGGAAGTAAATATGTATTGCTTTTTTTCTATCCCAAGGATTTTACTTTTGTCTGCCCTACAGAAATATATGCCTTTCAAGAAAAAATGAAGGATTTTGAATCCAGAAATGTGCAAGTTATTGCGATATCTACGGATACAGAACAATCCCACTGGGCTTGGTTGCAAATCCCAAAAGAAAAAGGAGGAATATATGGGGTTACTTATCCTCTTGTTTCTGACATAAATAAAACCATATCCCATAACTATGGGGTTTTATCTGGAGATTGGATTTTCGATAAGGAAGAGTTAAAATCTACTGGAGAACTTATTGCTTATAGAGGTTTATTTTTAATAGACAAACAAGGAATCATCCGACATATTTTAATCAATGACTTTCCTTTAGGTAGGAACGTCAATGAAGCCATTCGTATGATAGACGCACTTCAGTATTATGAAAAAAGTGGAGAAGTTTGTCCAGCAAACTGGATAAAGGGAAAAAGAGCTATTAAGGCTAGTCATCGTGGCCTTTTAGATTTCTATTCATCTGAAAATGAATAG
- the mtaB gene encoding tRNA (N(6)-L-threonylcarbamoyladenosine(37)-C(2))-methylthiotransferase MtaB, giving the protein MNRKKIAFYTIGCKLNYAETSTIARKLSNSNYELVSFKSFADIYVINTCSVTEKAEKDFKYVVRFFMKKNAKAFVIAIGCYAQVHPKEISSFPGVDLVLGMKEKFQIIDYLDQENLFKKNPAKIISKETNSYFPSYSIGDRTRSFLKIQDGCDYKCSYCIIPISRGFSRSESIENILKNIRFLFKKGIKEIVLTGINIGDYGKNIYGNHPGRSYTFFDLIQAIDQIKEKGRIRLSSIEPNLLKEKCIELLSKSRLFMPHFHIPLQSGSNYILGKMQRRYRRELYQEKVQYIRNLIPDAYIGSDIIVGFPGETHEHFLETYHFLKKLEISFLHIFPYSQRPNTKSLTIQKKVSPEVQRKRKIILRVLSKQKYRSFCEKQIYTKKTVLFENNSVNHGYLYGYTENYIRTKIDSNPLFSNTVQDVLLTKVDQDGIVIAKSIIEDE; this is encoded by the coding sequence ATGAATAGAAAAAAAATAGCATTTTATACAATAGGGTGCAAATTAAATTACGCAGAGACTTCTACTATAGCAAGAAAACTTTCGAATTCAAATTATGAACTTGTCTCTTTCAAGAGTTTCGCAGACATTTATGTGATAAATACTTGTTCTGTAACTGAAAAGGCAGAGAAAGATTTCAAGTATGTAGTACGTTTTTTTATGAAGAAAAATGCAAAAGCTTTTGTGATAGCGATAGGATGTTATGCTCAAGTTCATCCGAAAGAAATTTCTTCCTTTCCCGGTGTAGATCTAGTTTTGGGAATGAAAGAAAAATTTCAAATAATAGACTATCTTGATCAAGAAAATTTATTCAAAAAAAATCCTGCAAAAATTATTTCAAAGGAAACAAATTCTTATTTTCCCTCCTATTCTATTGGAGATAGAACTCGTTCTTTTTTGAAAATTCAGGATGGATGTGATTACAAGTGTAGTTATTGCATCATTCCCATTTCCAGAGGTTTTTCTCGTTCTGAGAGTATAGAAAATATATTGAAAAATATAAGGTTTCTTTTTAAAAAAGGGATAAAAGAGATAGTGTTAACAGGAATAAATATTGGAGATTATGGAAAAAATATATATGGGAACCATCCAGGTCGTTCCTATACCTTTTTTGATTTGATACAGGCTATAGATCAAATAAAAGAAAAGGGAAGAATACGTTTATCTTCAATAGAACCTAATTTATTGAAAGAGAAATGTATTGAATTGTTATCGAAAAGCAGACTTTTTATGCCTCATTTTCATATTCCTTTGCAATCTGGAAGTAATTATATATTGGGAAAAATGCAGAGACGTTATAGACGAGAGCTTTATCAAGAAAAAGTACAATACATCCGTAATTTAATCCCGGATGCTTATATAGGTTCAGATATCATTGTTGGATTTCCTGGAGAAACACATGAACATTTTTTAGAAACTTATCATTTTTTGAAAAAATTGGAGATTTCTTTTCTACATATATTTCCCTATTCTCAAAGACCAAATACAAAATCTCTTACCATACAGAAAAAGGTCTCTCCAGAAGTACAAAGAAAACGGAAAATAATATTAAGAGTTCTTTCCAAACAAAAATATCGTTCTTTTTGTGAAAAACAGATTTATACGAAAAAAACCGTTTTGTTTGAAAATAATTCTGTGAATCACGGATATTTGTATGGATATACGGAAAATTATATTCGAACAAAAATCGATTCGAATCCCTTATTTTCAAATACAGTACAAGATGTGCTACTAACGAAAGTAGATCAAGATGGGATCGTGATAGCTAAATCTATTATAGAGGATGAATGA
- the lipB gene encoding lipoyl(octanoyl) transferase LipB has protein sequence MKKKILFFEDLGMKGYKETWEYQKILFNNLIQKKVKNRPFQKEKPGHLLFVEHPHVYTIGKNGKNKHLLVTSDFLKKIDARFYQTDRGGDITYHGPGQLVAYPILNMDYFFTDIHKYLRLLEEVIIHFLLRNYGIKGEREKGKTGVWLIKNGISRKICAIGIRMSRWVTMHGFALNVNTDLRYFDHIIPCGIFNKEVTSLKKELQNHISFSEAKHLVKKSFQEIFNVEFIHPL, from the coding sequence ATGAAAAAAAAAATCCTATTTTTCGAGGATTTAGGAATGAAAGGATATAAAGAAACTTGGGAATATCAAAAAATATTGTTTAATAACCTGATCCAAAAAAAAGTAAAAAATAGACCTTTTCAAAAAGAAAAACCTGGACATTTGCTATTTGTAGAACATCCCCATGTATATACTATAGGGAAAAATGGAAAAAATAAACATTTATTAGTCACCTCGGATTTTTTAAAAAAAATAGATGCGAGATTTTATCAAACCGATAGAGGAGGAGATATCACTTACCATGGTCCTGGGCAACTGGTTGCATATCCAATTTTAAATATGGATTATTTTTTTACGGATATTCATAAATACTTACGTCTTTTGGAAGAAGTTATTATCCATTTTTTATTAAGAAATTATGGAATAAAAGGAGAGAGAGAAAAAGGAAAAACAGGAGTTTGGTTAATAAAAAATGGAATATCTAGGAAAATATGCGCGATAGGAATCAGAATGAGTCGTTGGGTTACTATGCATGGGTTTGCTCTAAATGTAAATACAGATTTACGATATTTTGATCATATTATTCCTTGTGGAATTTTCAATAAAGAAGTAACTTCCTTAAAGAAAGAATTACAAAATCATATCTCCTTTTCCGAGGCGAAACATCTAGTAAAAAAATCTTTTCAAGAAATTTTTAATGTAGAATTCATTCATCCTCTATAA
- the lysS gene encoding lysine--tRNA ligase, producing MQNLSEQQIIRRKKLKELKLLGLNPYPSNEYRITIPIINIQEDFTEKESISIAGRLISLRILGKASFGEIKDHTGRIQIYFKKNHFDSEKIGKEESYNILLKKLIDIGDIIGVQGFLFKTKMNEITIHVHKLTLLSKSLRPLPQVKVDKNKKIYDAFSNTEQRYRMRYVDLIVNDHVKEIFLKRTHIIREIRNFLDDKGYLEVDTPILQSIPGGAVARPFVTYHNSLGIPLYLRIANELYLKRLIIGGFHGVYEFSKNFRNEGMDRLHNPEFTVLELYVAYKDYYWMMNFTEKLLKCIFHQVKKNFKDILIENDSISFQIPFPRIPILDAIQTHTGFDLREMEEEELRKVCQKLHIEENPQMNKGKLIENIFEEKCEKHYKNPTFIIDYPVEMSPLTKRHRYKKNLSERFELIINGQEIANAYSELNDPIDQLDRLREQIKFSEKKESMFLDKDFIRALEFGMPPTAGIGIGIDRLVMLFTKQNSIQDVLLFPQMRPENKVK from the coding sequence ATGCAAAATTTATCAGAACAACAAATTATACGTAGAAAAAAATTAAAAGAACTAAAACTATTAGGATTAAACCCTTATCCATCAAATGAATATAGAATTACAATTCCCATTATTAATATACAAGAGGATTTTACAGAAAAGGAATCCATTAGTATAGCTGGACGTTTAATCAGTTTACGTATTTTAGGAAAGGCTTCTTTTGGAGAAATTAAAGACCATACAGGGCGTATCCAAATCTACTTTAAGAAGAATCATTTTGACTCAGAAAAAATAGGAAAAGAAGAGTCCTACAATATTCTTTTAAAAAAACTTATAGATATAGGAGATATTATTGGAGTTCAAGGTTTTTTATTTAAGACTAAAATGAATGAAATTACTATCCATGTCCATAAGTTAACTTTACTTTCTAAATCTTTACGTCCATTACCACAAGTAAAAGTGGATAAAAATAAAAAAATATATGATGCTTTTTCCAATACAGAACAACGTTATCGTATGCGTTATGTAGATCTTATTGTGAATGATCATGTAAAAGAAATTTTTTTAAAACGCACTCATATAATACGAGAAATCAGAAATTTTCTGGATGATAAAGGTTATCTAGAAGTAGACACTCCTATTTTACAATCTATTCCTGGTGGAGCCGTAGCTCGTCCTTTCGTTACCTATCATAATTCTCTTGGGATTCCATTGTATTTACGTATAGCTAATGAACTTTATTTGAAAAGACTTATAATTGGAGGATTTCACGGAGTTTATGAATTTTCAAAAAATTTTAGAAATGAGGGGATGGATCGTCTTCATAATCCAGAATTTACTGTATTAGAACTCTATGTAGCTTATAAAGATTATTACTGGATGATGAATTTTACAGAAAAACTTCTGAAGTGTATTTTCCATCAAGTGAAAAAAAATTTTAAGGACATTTTAATAGAAAACGATTCTATTAGTTTTCAAATTCCGTTTCCTCGTATCCCTATATTGGATGCTATTCAAACACATACTGGATTTGATCTTAGAGAGATGGAAGAAGAGGAATTAAGAAAAGTTTGTCAAAAATTGCATATAGAGGAAAATCCACAGATGAACAAAGGAAAACTGATTGAAAACATTTTTGAAGAAAAATGTGAAAAACATTACAAAAATCCTACTTTTATTATTGATTATCCTGTAGAAATGAGTCCTTTAACTAAAAGGCATCGTTATAAAAAAAATCTATCAGAACGTTTTGAACTTATTATCAATGGACAAGAAATTGCTAATGCCTATTCAGAACTTAATGATCCTATAGATCAACTTGATCGTTTGCGAGAACAAATTAAATTTTCCGAAAAAAAGGAATCTATGTTTTTGGATAAAGATTTTATACGTGCTTTAGAATTTGGAATGCCTCCTACAGCAGGAATTGGAATTGGAATAGACCGATTGGTGATGTTATTTACAAAACAAAATTCTATCCAAGATGTTTTGCTTTTTCCACAAATGCGTCCAGAAAATAAAGTGAAGTAG
- a CDS encoding amidohydrolase family protein, producing the protein MNPKKIFIEKVKQKGGWVNAHAHLDRAYTLTRKNFKYSYFSIKKKWYLVDEMKRLATEEDIYIRMEKALEYFLIQGTQALCTFIDVDEVIEDRALKAANKLKNNYGHSIHIRFANQVLKGVLDKKSKYWFDKSVEFVDIIGGLPAKDYGREDEHLDILLKQLKKGKLVHVHVDQFNTDEEKETEKLAKKTIEYGLQGKVVAIHSISLAAHTRKYRYEIYKLMKRANLMVISCPIAWIDHTRSERLTPSHNSITPVDEMLPEGIIVAFGTDNICDIYKPFSDGNLWIELRVMLEACHYYDIDHLVKIATENGLKVLGLK; encoded by the coding sequence ATGAATCCTAAAAAAATTTTTATTGAAAAAGTAAAACAAAAAGGAGGATGGGTGAATGCTCATGCTCACTTGGACAGAGCTTATACTCTCACAAGAAAAAATTTTAAATACTCTTATTTTTCTATTAAAAAAAAATGGTATTTAGTTGATGAAATGAAACGTTTAGCTACAGAAGAGGACATTTATATTCGGATGGAAAAAGCTTTGGAATACTTTTTAATACAAGGAACACAAGCTTTATGTACTTTTATTGATGTGGATGAAGTTATTGAAGACAGAGCATTAAAAGCCGCTAATAAATTGAAAAATAATTATGGTCATTCAATACATATTCGTTTTGCTAATCAAGTTCTTAAAGGGGTTTTAGATAAAAAATCTAAATATTGGTTCGATAAGTCTGTAGAATTTGTGGATATTATTGGTGGATTACCCGCTAAAGATTATGGAAGAGAAGATGAACATCTCGATATTTTATTAAAACAGCTAAAAAAAGGAAAGTTAGTACATGTCCATGTAGATCAATTTAATACTGATGAGGAAAAAGAAACTGAAAAACTAGCAAAAAAAACTATTGAATACGGCCTACAAGGAAAAGTAGTGGCCATACATAGTATTTCTTTAGCTGCACATACTAGAAAATATCGTTATGAAATTTACAAATTAATGAAAAGAGCTAATTTAATGGTAATATCTTGTCCTATTGCTTGGATTGATCATACTAGAAGTGAACGTTTAACTCCCAGTCATAATTCTATTACTCCAGTAGATGAAATGCTTCCTGAAGGAATTATAGTGGCTTTTGGAACCGATAATATCTGTGATATATACAAACCTTTTTCTGATGGAAATCTTTGGATAGAATTACGTGTGATGTTAGAAGCATGTCATTATTATGACATAGACCATTTGGTGAAAATCGCTACGGAAAATGGATTAAAAGTATTAGGATTGAAATAG
- the rsmG gene encoding 16S rRNA (guanine(527)-N(7))-methyltransferase RsmG, with protein MIINFYSSINMELIQKYFPDLLDQQIYKLSSLKKLYAYWNAYVNLISRKTFHNFYQQHVLFCLGIAKVFTFFPGSCVMDLGTGGGFPGIPLSIVFPHTEFILVDSISKKIKIVEKIIYNLNIKNAYTICIRAEKLENKFDFVVSRAVAKISKIHNWIKNKFRCPSIHNGALYLKGGDLSDELKKFPHAVEYPLINYFREPFLKQKKLFGFPIF; from the coding sequence TTGATTATAAATTTTTATTCCTCTATCAATATGGAATTGATTCAAAAATATTTTCCAGATCTATTGGATCAACAAATATATAAATTGTCTTCTTTAAAAAAATTATATGCATATTGGAATGCTTATGTAAATCTTATTTCTAGAAAAACATTCCACAATTTTTATCAGCAACATGTTCTTTTTTGTTTAGGAATTGCTAAAGTTTTTACTTTTTTTCCTGGATCATGTGTTATGGACTTAGGAACAGGAGGAGGGTTTCCAGGGATCCCTTTATCCATAGTTTTTCCTCATACAGAATTTATATTAGTGGATTCTATTAGTAAAAAAATTAAAATCGTAGAGAAAATCATATATAATCTGAACATAAAAAATGCGTATACTATTTGTATACGTGCAGAAAAATTGGAAAATAAATTTGATTTTGTGGTTAGCAGAGCTGTAGCAAAAATATCTAAAATTCATAATTGGATCAAAAATAAATTTAGATGTCCATCTATTCATAATGGAGCCTTATATCTAAAAGGAGGAGATCTTTCTGATGAATTAAAAAAATTTCCTCATGCGGTAGAATATCCTCTAATTAATTATTTTAGAGAACCATTTTTAAAACAAAAAAAGTTATTTGGATTTCCAATATTTTAA
- a CDS encoding pyridoxal phosphate-dependent aminotransferase codes for MKNRLSQRLQNISYSQTLAMSSKARELKNKGYDIINLSLGEPNFYPPDFVLDAAKKAINEGYHYYTPVSGYLELRETICKKFSRDNGLKYFPSQIVVSTGGKQSIMNALLSLLNRNDEVIIPAPYWVSYYQMVKLCEADPVIIPTTMEKNFKIHPKQLEEAITPQTKLFIFSTPCNPTGSVYSYEELKTLSEIFKKHPKILILSDEIYEHICYEEKHTSIAIFPDIYNQVITLNGLSKAFSMTGWRIGYIGAPEWIAKSCDKIQGQITSCANSIAQRAAISALKASPSEIKYMIKEFKKRRDLVLKMIKEINGFQINKPHGAFYVFPKVSDLFGKKFYGRIIQNSDDLSDFLLEKAQVATVSGSAFGDKECLRISYASTEKKIIEALTRIKKTLM; via the coding sequence ATGAAAAATAGATTATCCCAACGTTTGCAAAATATATCTTATTCGCAAACTCTAGCTATGTCTAGTAAAGCTAGAGAATTAAAAAATAAAGGATATGACATTATCAACTTAAGTTTGGGAGAACCTAACTTTTATCCACCGGATTTTGTTTTAGACGCGGCTAAAAAGGCTATTAATGAAGGTTATCATTACTATACTCCAGTCTCCGGATATTTAGAACTTAGAGAAACAATATGCAAAAAATTTTCTCGTGATAATGGATTGAAATATTTCCCGTCTCAGATTGTTGTTTCTACTGGGGGAAAACAATCTATTATGAATGCTCTTTTATCTTTACTTAATCGAAACGATGAAGTGATTATTCCCGCTCCTTATTGGGTGAGTTATTACCAGATGGTCAAATTGTGTGAAGCCGATCCTGTTATCATTCCAACAACTATGGAGAAAAATTTTAAAATTCATCCAAAACAGTTAGAAGAAGCTATTACACCTCAAACAAAATTATTTATTTTTAGTACACCTTGTAATCCTACAGGAAGTGTTTACTCCTATGAAGAATTAAAAACTTTATCAGAAATTTTTAAGAAACATCCGAAAATCCTTATTCTTTCTGATGAAATTTATGAACATATTTGTTACGAAGAAAAACATACCAGTATTGCTATTTTTCCTGATATCTATAATCAAGTCATCACCTTAAATGGTTTATCTAAAGCTTTCTCTATGACTGGATGGAGAATTGGATATATTGGAGCTCCAGAATGGATTGCTAAGTCTTGTGATAAAATACAGGGACAAATAACTTCTTGTGCTAATTCTATCGCACAACGTGCAGCCATTTCTGCATTAAAAGCTTCCCCCAGTGAAATAAAATATATGATCAAGGAGTTTAAAAAAAGAAGAGATTTAGTTTTGAAAATGATAAAAGAGATTAACGGATTTCAGATAAATAAACCACATGGCGCTTTTTATGTTTTTCCAAAGGTTTCAGATCTTTTTGGGAAAAAATTTTATGGAAGGATTATTCAAAATTCGGACGATTTATCTGACTTTTTACTTGAAAAAGCTCAAGTAGCTACTGTTAGTGGAAGTGCTTTTGGAGATAAGGAGTGTTTACGAATTTCTTATGCTTCCACAGAAAAGAAAATTATAGAGGCTTTAACAAGAATAAAAAAAACATTAATGTAA
- a CDS encoding diphosphomevalonate/mevalonate 3,5-bisphosphate decarboxylase family protein — MFFYRKKKYSLVTNGVVTKKSPSNIALIKYWGKQKNKIQIPSNSSISYSLGKVYTETRLIYHLREKKKKSIRIFFSGKENSSFLPKILEFFHRISLYCSYLRDFNFLIETKNTFPHSSGIASSASSMSALALCIMEIEKKLVSSLEEDFFLRKASFLARLGSGSACRSIYPGLVGLGGHKSIKGSNNLYAIPYPYKIHPIFTKMGDTILVIDEYPKKILSSKGHQLMIHNPYAKERFKCANKNMDRLISILKMGDLQEFGELIEHEALTLHAMIMTSHPYFLWMKPNTLHVLYKVWDFRKQSKKNIYFTLDAGANVHLLYPIQEIVSIRKWIYSDLFSYCKKIIESFCQ; from the coding sequence TTGTTTTTTTATAGAAAAAAAAAATATTCTCTAGTTACAAATGGAGTAGTTACGAAAAAAAGTCCTTCCAATATCGCTCTAATAAAATATTGGGGAAAGCAAAAAAATAAAATTCAAATTCCGTCTAATTCGTCTATTAGTTATTCTCTAGGAAAGGTTTATACGGAAACGCGATTAATTTATCATCTGAGAGAAAAAAAAAAGAAATCTATAAGAATTTTCTTTTCTGGAAAAGAAAATTCTAGTTTTCTTCCAAAAATTTTGGAATTTTTTCATAGGATTTCACTTTATTGTTCTTATTTACGAGATTTCAATTTTTTGATAGAAACCAAGAATACTTTTCCACACAGTAGTGGGATAGCTTCTTCTGCTTCCTCTATGAGTGCTTTAGCTTTATGTATCATGGAAATAGAAAAAAAATTAGTTTCTTCTTTAGAAGAAGACTTCTTTTTAAGAAAAGCTTCTTTTTTAGCAAGATTGGGTTCTGGAAGCGCCTGTAGATCTATATATCCTGGACTTGTTGGTTTGGGGGGGCACAAATCCATAAAGGGAAGTAATAATCTTTATGCTATCCCTTATCCCTATAAAATACACCCCATTTTTACAAAAATGGGAGATACCATTTTAGTAATAGATGAATATCCTAAAAAAATTTTGAGTTCAAAAGGACATCAATTAATGATTCACAATCCTTATGCTAAAGAAAGATTTAAATGTGCTAATAAAAACATGGATAGACTAATATCCATATTAAAAATGGGGGATTTACAAGAATTTGGAGAATTAATAGAACATGAAGCTTTGACGCTACATGCCATGATTATGACCTCTCATCCCTATTTCTTATGGATGAAACCGAATACACTTCACGTGCTTTATAAAGTATGGGATTTTAGAAAACAAAGCAAAAAAAATATCTATTTTACACTAGATGCAGGAGCAAATGTTCACCTTTTATATCCTATTCAAGAAATAGTTTCCATCAGAAAATGGATATATAGTGATCTTTTTTCTTATTGTAAAAAAATTATCGAAAGTTTTTGTCAATAA